The genomic DNA CACCACAGCATTTTGAGAGCTATCAGCTGGTTTTATTTTATGTTGGACTTAAAAATCAGTAGGCATTACAAACACAGGAAGAACAAGTGAAATGAAAGGTGGGATATTAAAAAATACTGTAAATTCAGAATGCAACTTTCCACTTTTATTCTCCAATAAAATCAATGTTACTTCTTTCCTAAAGAGGGTTGTGAGATAAAACACGGTACAACCATTTCAActtaaatttcagataaacaacaaataattttttagtttaaGTATGTCCCCTGCAACACTTGTGTTGTGCATATGAATTACCTGAATATCTTATTAAAATACAGGCTCTGATTCAGCAGACCTGGAATGGGGCCTCagattctatatttttatttgctgaatctgcAACCCactctaaattatttttaaaagaagaaatcgCTGGAGATAATATTGCTAAATGTTCATTTATGAACTAATATTTGcaattaatgaattaaatgatGCATTTAATATTTACTTCAGTGTCTTCTCTAAAGACTCCAGAATGATAGCAAAGATAAAAACCATACAGGTTTTGAAAATAATAGTTTATAATATTATCATCTACAAgtattttttctccatcttcatagGTCCATTCTTTAATCAGTGGTGTTCAACCTTGGCTGAACATAAACATTacctggagagcttttaaaaattgtgattccCTAGCCACACTccagacaattatataataatctCTGGGGCTAGGGTGGGATTCAGGCAGAGGTGGTTCTTTAatatccccaggtgattccaatgtgcagccaaacTTCAGAACCATCCCTAAACCCTTACACGGTATGGTCTGGAACTGGCAGCATCAGCCTCACTCAGCAACTAATAGAAACACAGAATCTCAAACCCCACTCCAGGCCTTCTGAATCAGAACACGCATTTCAACAAGATATCCAGGATATTCATATACATGTTACAGTTTAACAAACATCACTCTAAATCATTTAGAGAtaattaaatggaatcatacttgTGACTTTATATTATTAACTGGAATGCTAGAATTTCCCAACATAACAAAACTTGTCCAGTTAAGTACAGCTACTTCAGCAGGGACCAAAAAGAAATTTTCAGTACTCTCCCAATGCACATCACTTTAGAATTCCAATAGAAATAATATAACTATCCAAAATGATACTATATAGACTGCCTGCATCAATTCCCAAAGGATGCATATCTGAAATCCCTCATGGCCAAGAAACTAATATGCAAATAGAAATTATTGCTTTGTCTTTCTCCTTTATCCCAATCCTAGTCAGTAAAGCTAACTTTCTCATAGACACATGAATTTACTGTTACCTGCTCAAGGAGCTTTGCCCCAAAGTGCTGAAGGTTCTGCACCGATCAATGACTTGTACATTTTCCAGCCATGAATTCACAGATTTCTTGTATATATTCCATCAGGCAACTGAGTGCCCTTTTCTGAATAACAGTACGTTTTAAGAAGCATAAGGAGATAATCTCCCAAACACACCAGAATCAGGCATTCATATCAAGGCTGGAATCAAAATGCTATAATTTGAAGTATCTGGAAGTCTTCATGTTAAATTGTCTTCCTCACTTATAAATGGAGTTCTTTTAACAGTAAATTTTCTATGTTAAAAAGCATCCTATGCTTCTCCAGTTAAACATAAGTACCATACCTGTAAGacatatatattttctcaaaTCTTGGTGTTGAATTAGTTTATCAAATtggttctctttttctctaaaaGAAGAGATAAGATGGTTCTGGAATCCTGAAGGCATTAAGTCAAGGGAGAGACTGAAGACAGAAGCAGAAGGGAGCAAATATACCAAAGAAAAACTTTATTGCATCATTTCACTTCAAACACTAAGGATGTTATTCCCAATCCATATTAACAAGAACTAGTGCTTCAGATTTGTATAACTTCATTTTGTGATTGATTTGAACTATAAAAGAACTATATCAAGGGAGTAGCCCACTGCtgaatttatcttaaaaaaattttacagGTTATGTAAGATATAgcaattttttagtttttatatattatatagcaTATCTTACAGGAGCATGGAGCTGAAACAGAGAAAATTTGATATTACATAAGAGTATGGTTTCTGGTGATTAGAGATTTCTGAGTGTAATTTTAGTTTATTATAGTTCGCGAAATGAGCAAGAGAAATTGTGTCTGCATCAATGAAGTAAAGGAGTTTCTCATCTCAAAAGCCCATCTGTATTGATATCAGAAAAGGATAGGGTGCCAAATGACAGCCGCTGGCCTGCCCCTTCACCTTTCTAACAGGGCTGGTGGCAGTGATGAAGCTTAATCAATGCAATGGAAGTGACATTTTGCAGTCAAATCAAattaaacagaaatgaaaggaaactcTGAGGTCCAACCTAAAGGCTCTTCCTCTTACCACTGAGGTCATCTCCATGGCAACTAAATGCTACAAATATGTAGAGTAATTCCTTAACAAATTCGCAGAAAGCATAACCAATTGAATATGATAGTGTCTGTCACTGTACTTTGTAGCTTTTTAAAAGCTTAAACTACAAGTAACAAAAGGACTTCAGCCAGCAAGTAAGCAGGACAGCACTGTTAATCTGACCACTACTCGAGGACAGAGATGATCAACTTTGGAAAGAATAAGCTCTAAGTAAGTGGGCAGTTCAAACGCAGAAACCAAGTTAAGAGAACTAGGTTCAAACTGCAATGTTTTCCAGAATTGTGTTCTCGGTTCTGAACGATTACTCGGTTCAGAAATCTCCCTGGTCCCCCGTAAAAGCATTttcacatcagaaagaataatttgTATGGGGTTACATCTGACcactcccttttcttttcttgaggaCCCCATCAGAGATGCATTTGCCCCTCTTTTTGAGAGTGTGTTAAAAGCAGACAGATTTTAGGGTTGTGAGAAAGCAGCACTATGTTCATAATAGCAAGAAAGCAGCACTGGAAATAGCTCTTTTATAGTAGCTTCTTCCACACAGACTGTTCCAGAAGACTTTTACTTATTATCCCTTGTTTGTCTCTAAGTATTTTCCTGTACTATGCAGCCAGTCCTCACCAACTTGGGTAACTCAGAATTGGTTTCCTGTTATACAGCATATATTGTTCAAGAAAGTAAATTAATATCACCAAACACACTCCTTCTATAACTGAATAACCATTGGGGTCTTGCTTTCCAAGAGAGAGCATGATTTCTTAGGTAGCTATGTATGTTTGACCTAAGATTTGGGTACCTACTACTAAACGATGCCACATTTacagaagaaagaacaaggatAAATGTCTAAGTAAATCAGGTTCACCCAGTGATACATACTGAATTCTTAAAGCTTACAAGAGATAAGATGTACaataagaaatattattttgtagGAGGATTCACTGCATTAAATTTGACATGCTCCAAACAGGTCATTTAATTAAATCACAAAAGTAGCCagtattattctcattttgaaTACACTGAATTTGGATTTTGCTAGTGATGCTGCCACTGTGCAATATGGAAGATGCCAAAGGATTTATACCTTAGGTAAAAGAAATGGGATTATGACAATTTGATGTATATTTACAGTTTTGTGCAAATGCATCAAGCCATGGATCACCTTATTCTACCTCTGTTTAAATAGCAATACacattaatgaattaatttctAGGAAGCAAATCTTGCTTTTGAGTAGTGATGAAAATGGCAACAACTGTCAATAGCATAAGATCATGATAGCATGATAACTTAAGATAGCAACAGTCCTTCACCATAAACACATCATAAGTTATGATTTTTCAGTAGCACTAATTTGCTTTCACTTAGGTAGCATGTTTAATAACTTTATCAAAGACTGTGTGACAAAAAATAAGACCAAAAATTCATTGAATGCTTACTCTGACAAGATGataaccaaacaaaataaaagcctGCTGTTCTTTGAAAGATCTTTTCTCCCATGTAGTATCAATATTTCAAGgtttataaaatgtacaaagcaATCTGTTTTATATTATCATCCTCATAAAATTATACTTCAGTTGAATATAATAGAATATTCTATGGTCCTAGAGATTCAAATTCCAGGAATAAGTCTCTCAacaagaacaactattaaacagagaggaactgtctgaatcaactattttgaaaactCTAAAGTCCAGCAGAAAACTGTACAGCATCccgtgtatgtgtatgctattaaagtcaacttggtatcaaatcaaatatgattgctatatatttagtaTGTGAAATTTTAACATCATGGTAACAACaaggaaaacatattaaaaatataatcagaGAGAAATGataagggactcaatatggtacaacaaaaattcaaataaatatgaaagtaggcattaatggaagaattgagaggcATAAAAGGTAAAAGACATACATAAGCAAGATATCAAAATAGCAGAaataaagtcctgcattatcagtagtaactttaaatgtaaatggagtaCACTCttaaatcaaaaggcagagactggcagaatagataaaagagCATGACCCAGCCATATGCTGTCCAAAGGGACACACTTCAAATTCGAagtaggttgaaagagaaagtatggaaaaaatacaccatgcaagtggtaaccaaaagatctgtggtagctatactaatatcagaagaaaaaataaactctaagtcaaaaactgttataagggacaaagacgGTGACCTTAtaaactgataaaggggtcaattcaacaagatgtaacaattataaatatataaaatatatgaagcaaatactgagatttgaagggaaaaagtgACAGTTCTACATGAATGGTAGAATACATGACTGATAtgccactctcaataatggatagaacaaccagacagaagatcaaaaaggaaatacaagacttaaaTGATACTCCAAACTGActaaacttaacagacatatatagaacatttcacccaacaacaacagaacacacattcttctcgagtgcacacagaaaattttCCAGGAAAGACCATAacttaggccacaaaacaagtctcaataaattaaaaatattgaagtcatcAATGTGGCTTTTGCAACCACGatagaatgaagttagaaatcaataacagagtgagaaatggaaaatttataaatatgtggaaactTAAAAacgtactcttaaacaaccaatgagttaatgaaaaatcacaaaggaaattgggaaatatcattaggtgaatgaaaatgaaaatacaacatacaaaaacttatgggatgcagcaaaggcaatgctgagagggaaatttatagtttcttaattgaaaaaggagaaatatttcaaatcagattcctaacctcaaaacaggaagaactgggaaaagaagaacaaaaggaaagcaagtagagcagaaagaaggaaataacaaagaagaGAGCAGATATAAACgaaatagagaatttaaagaaaccaataaaaacaacagaaaaattaacaaaaccaaaagtactttctttgaaaagataaataagttgacaaacctttagctagactgacaaaggaaaaaagaggtagGAAAAATGAttacaatcagaaatgaaaagggggacattccTACCaacctcactgaaataaaaaagactataagaggataccgGTCGTCGTCGCGGGCGGCGGCGGCCGACGCCATGTTGGGGTCTGTGAGAAATGGGGCGCTCTCGGCCCGCTCCCCTCCGCCCGGGGGTTGGGCCGCGGCGGAGAGCGGGTGCGGGAGGGTCGCCGCCGCCCTGCGCGGGTCCAGAGGCCGTCGGGGAGGATCCGGGCGGGTGCGTCTCGGACTGGCGGAGCTGGGAACCAGCTGCAGGTTGTTAGCAAAAGATGGTGGATCGTTTGGCAAACAGTGAAGCAAACACTAGACGTATAAATATAGTGGAAAACTGTTTTGGAGCGGCTGGTCAACCCTTAACCATACCTGGAAGGGTTCTTATTGGAGAAGGAGTATTGACTAAACTGTGCAGAAAAAAGCCCAAAGCAAGGcagtttttcttatttaatgaTATTCTTGTATATGGCAATATTGTCatccagaagaaaaaatataataaacaacaTATTATTCCCCTGGAAAATGTCACTATTGATTCTATCAAAGATGAGGGAGACTTAAGAAATGGATGGCTTATCAAGACACCAACTAAATCATTTGCAGTTTATGCTGCCACTGCCACTGAGAAATCAGAATGGATGAATCACATAAATAAATGTGTTACTGATTTACTCTCCAAAAGTGGGAAGACACCCAGTAATGAACATGCTGCTGTCTGGGTTCCTGACTCTGAAGCAACTGTATGTATGCGTTGTCAGAAAGCAAAATTTACACCTGTTAATCGTCGTCACCATTGCCGCAAATGTGGTTTTGTTGTCTGTGGGCCCTGCTCAGAAAAGAGATTTCTTCTTCCCAGCCAGTCCTCCAAGCCTGTGAGAATTTGTGACTTCTGCTATGACTTGCTTTCTACTGGGGACATGGCTGCCTGCCAGCCTAACAGATCAGACTCTTACAGCCAATCATTGAAGCCTCCTTTAAATGATGTATCCgacgatgacgatgatgatgatagcaGTGACTAAGgacacattttgaaatatttaattggGTATGACTGTCTGAGAAATCTACTTTGAGGGAAAT from Choloepus didactylus isolate mChoDid1 chromosome 12, mChoDid1.pri, whole genome shotgun sequence includes the following:
- the LOC119506963 gene encoding pleckstrin homology domain-containing family F member 2, with amino-acid sequence MVDRLANSEANTRRINIVENCFGAAGQPLTIPGRVLIGEGVLTKLCRKKPKARQFFLFNDILVYGNIVIQKKKYNKQHIIPLENVTIDSIKDEGDLRNGWLIKTPTKSFAVYAATATEKSEWMNHINKCVTDLLSKSGKTPSNEHAAVWVPDSEATVCMRCQKAKFTPVNRRHHCRKCGFVVCGPCSEKRFLLPSQSSKPVRICDFCYDLLSTGDMAACQPNRSDSYSQSLKPPLNDVSDDDDDDDSSD